Proteins from a genomic interval of Lycium ferocissimum isolate CSIRO_LF1 chromosome 2, AGI_CSIRO_Lferr_CH_V1, whole genome shotgun sequence:
- the LOC132045357 gene encoding uncharacterized protein LOC132045357, which translates to MNLFNFTSKSNNLFTNHLPPRHNRRLPTRLSIIRFSSESTQRVKLAESLQSDTLKLLEWPAVCRQLTDFTSTSMGYAAAECARVPVGKTPEESRKLLSQTTAAVAAPRPLDFDGIGDVSPIVDAAVGGGMLSIREICSVKRTLVAARLLQKQLEEIALQDDFSERYSPLKEILHDCDFLVELEQKIEFCIDCSFSAILDRASEDLEIIRSERKRNMDNLESLLKQLSTQVFQGGGFDRPLVTKRRSRMCVAVRASRRSLLPNAIILDTSSSGSTYFMEPKEAVELNNMEVKLSSSERIEEQTILSLLTSEIAESNMKIKHLLNKILEIDLAFARAAHAQWMGGTCPALSSRNCNISQSELLSINVEGIQHPLLLESSLRNWSTDVSPGSPDLDQGNDVMNFETKSQTHFPVPIDIKIGHGTKVVVISGPNTGGKTASMKTLGLASMMLKAGMYLPAQNQPRLPWFDLILADIGDHQSLEQSLSTFSGHISRLRQILEVASTESLVLLDEIGSGTDPSEGVALSESILQYLKERVNLAVVTTHYADLTRLKEKDNRFETAATEFSLETLQPTYRIIWGSMGESNALNIAKSMGFDERIIERAALWVNKLTPDKQQEQKGLLYRSLIEERDRLESQAMEAASLHSDIMNIYNEINNETQDLDGREAALKAKESHEIQQEVRTVKNEIQTIVQQFESQLRNASADEINPLVKRVESAIASIVEAHQPSKDSLVREIGQSLYTPQVGEQVYVKAFGNKLATVVEEPGDDDTILVQYGKLRVRVGRHSVRPIPPDASSGAANLKTQVQRIRSLRDLGSLSGANNNQQDSYGPVLQTSKNTVDLRGLRVEDALHQLNMAIDSRAPNSVVFVIHGMGTGVLKESALKLLRNNPRVVKFEQESPMNYGCTVAYIK; encoded by the exons ATGAATCTCTTCAACTTCACCTCCAAATCCAACAATCTCTTCACCAATCATCTCCCTCCACGTCACAACCGCCGCCTTCCAACTCGGTTGTCCATCATCCGGTTCTCATCCGAGTCAACTCAGAGAGTCAAACTCGCCGAGTCACTTCAATCAGATACCTTGAAGCTTCTAGAATGGCCCGCCGTGTGTCGCCAGCTCACCGACTTCACGTCCACATCCATGGGATACGCCGCCGCAGAGTGTGCTAGGGTTCCGGTGGGTAAAACTCCTGAAGAGAGCAGGAAACTCCTCTCTCAGACCACCGCTGCCGTGGCGGCACCTAGGCCGTTGGATTTCGATGGAATTGGGGATGTATCGCCGATTGTTGATGCTGCCGTTGGTGGAGGAATGCTATCTATTCGTGAAATTTGCTCTGTGAAACGGACATTGGTAGCGGCGAGATTATTGCAAAAACAGTTGGAGGAGATTGCTTTGCAGGATGATTTTTCTGAAAG GTACTCTCCTCTGAAGGAAATTCTTCACGATTGTGATTTTCTTGTGGAATTGGAGCAAAAAATAGAATTCTGCATTGATTGCAGCTTTTCAGCAATCCTTGACAGAGCTAGTGAAGATTTGGAAATTATAAGATCTGAGAGAAAAAGGAACATGGATAATCTAGAATCATTGTTGAAGCAATTATCAACTCAAGTTTTTCAGGGTGGAGGATTTGACAGGCCTTTAGTAACCAAGCGCCGTTCAAGAATGTGTGTTGCTGTTAGAGCTTCCCGTAGATCTTTGCTTCCTAATGCCATAATCCTAGATACCAGCAGTAGTGGATCTACATACTTCATGGAACCTAAAGAGGCAGTTGAGTTGAACAACATGGAAGTTAAGCTTTCTAGTTCCGAGAGGATTGAGGAGCAAACAATTTTGAGTTTGCTTACATCTGAAATAGCTGAAtctaatatgaaaataaaacacttaTTAAATAAGATATTGGAAATTGATCTTGCATTTGCAAGAGCTGCTCATGCTCAGTGGATGGGTGGCACCTGTCCAGCTTTAAGTTCAAGAAATTGTAACATATCCCAATCTGAACTTTTATCTATAAATGTAGAAGGGATACAACATCCTTTGCTTCTTGAGTCCTCCTTGAGAAACTGGTCGACTGATGTGTCCCCAGGTTCACCTGATTTGGATCAAGGAAATGATGTCAtgaattttgaaacaaaatctCAGACACATTTCCCTGTGCCCATTGATATTAAAATTGGTCATGGAACAAAGGTTGTTGTCATCTCTGGTCCTAATACCGGAGGCAAAACGGCTTCAATGAAGACTCTAGGACTGGCTTCTATGATGTTGAAGGCTGGCATGTATTTGCCTGCCCAAAATCAACCAAGGCTGCCATGGTTTGATCTCATTCTGGCAGACATTGGAGACCATCAG TCTCTGGAACAAAGTCTGTCAACCTTTAGTGGGCACATTTCACGGCTTCGTCAGATTCTGGAAGTTGCTTCTACAGAATCTCTAGTTCTCCTTGATGAAATCGGAAGTGGGACTGATCCTTCAGAAGGTGTAGCACTTTCAGAAAGCATACTGCAATATCTCAAGGAAAGGGTTAATCTAGCTGTTGTAACTACCCACTATGCAGATTTAACTCgcttaaaagaaaaggacaatcGGTTTGAAACAGCAGCAACAGAGTTTTCCTTAGAGACTCTACAGCCTACCTATCGGATTATCTGGGGAAGCATGGGAGAATCAAATGCCCTAAATATTGCAAAATCAATGGGCTTTGATGAGAGAATAATTGAGCGAGCAGCATTATGGGTGAACAAATTGACACCAGACAAGCAACAGGAGCAGAAGGGATTACTTTATCGATCACTAATTGAAGAAAGAGACAGACTAGAATCTCAAGCAATGGAAGCTGCTTCTCTTCATTCAgatattatgaatatttataatGAG ATCAACAATGAAACACAAGATCTTGATGGACGTGAAGCAGCCCTCAAAGCAAAGGAATCACATGAAATCCAACAGGAAGTGAGAACTGTGAAAAATGAGATCCAAACTATAGTACAGCAGTTTGAGAGCCAACTCAGAAATGCAAGTGCTGACGAGATTAATCCACTTGTAAAAAGAGTGGAGTCTGCTATTGCATCGATAGTTGAAGCTCATCAGCCTAGTAAAGATTCTCTTGTCAGAGAAATAGGCCAGAGCCTTTACACACCACAGGTTGGAGAACAAGTATATGTAAAGGCGTTTGGAAATAAGTTAGCCACTGTGGTTGAGGAACCTGGGGATGATGACACTATCCTTGTTCAATATGGAAAACTAAGAGTGCGAGTGGGCAGACACAGTGTCAGACCCATTCCCCCTGATGCTTCTTCTGGTGCAGCTAACTTGAAGACCCAG GTTCAGCGGATCAGGAGTCTCAGGGACCTTGGAAGTCTTTCCGGAGCAAACAACAATCAGCAGGATTCTTATGGTCCTGTGCTGCAGACATCCAAAAACACCGTAGACTTGCGTGGCCTGAGAGTGGAGGATGCTTTGCACCAGCTCAACATGGCCATCGATTCAAGAGCGCCTAATTCTGTTGTTTTTGTTATTCACGGGATGGGCACTGGGGTCTTAAAAGAGTCTGCACTTAAATTACTAAGAAATAATCCTCGTGTTGTTAAGTTTGAACAGGAAAGTCCCATGAATTATGGTTGTACAGTTGCTTATATCAAATGA